One window of Ammospiza nelsoni isolate bAmmNel1 chromosome 12, bAmmNel1.pri, whole genome shotgun sequence genomic DNA carries:
- the CSE1L gene encoding exportin-2, with protein sequence MELSDANLQTLTEYLKKTLDPDPAIRRPAEKFLESVEGSQNYPLLLLTLLEKSQENVIKVCASVTFKNYIKRNWRIVEDEPNKICESDRIAIKANIVPLMLSSPEQIQKQLSDAISIIGREDFPQKWPDLLTEMVNRFQSGDFHVINGVLRTAHSLFKRYRHEFRSNELWTEIKLVLDAFALPLTNLFKATIELCSTHANDASALKILFSSLILIAKLFYSLNFQDLPEFFEDNMETWMTNFHSLLTLDNKLLQTDDEEEAGLLELLKSQICDNAALYAQKYDEEFQPYLPRFVTAIWNLLVTTGQEVKYDLLVSNAIQFLASVCERPHYKHLFEDQNTLTSICEKVIVPNMEFRAADEEAFEDNSEEYIRRDLEGSDIDTRRRAACDLVRGLCKFFEGPVTGIFSGYVNSMLQEYAKNPSVNWKHKDAAIYLVTSLASKAQTQKHGITQANELVNLTEFFVNHIQPDLKSATVNEFPVLKADGIKYIMIFRNQVPKEQLLVSIPLLINHLQAESIVVHTYAAHALERLFTMRGTNNATLITAAEMAPFVEVLLTNLFKALTLPGSSENEYIMKAIMRSFSLLQESIIPYIPSVITQLTQKLLAVSKNPSKPHFNHYMFESICLSIRITCKANPEAVGSFEEALFLVFTEILQNDVQEFIPYVFQVMSLLLEMHKNEIPSSYMALFPHLLQPVLWERTGNIPPLVRLLQAYLERGASTIASAAADKIPGLLGVFQKLIASKANDHQGFYLLNSIIEHMPPESVDQYRKQIFILLFQRLQNSKTTKFIKSFLVFINLYCVRYGALALQEIFDSIQPKMFGMVLEKIIIPEIQKVSGQVEKKICAVGITKILTECPPMMDTEYTKLWIPLLQALIGLFELPEDDTIPDEEHFIDIEDTPGYQTAFSQLAFAGKKEHDPVGQMVNNPRIHLAQSLHKLSTACPGRVLSMLSTSLNAEALQYLQGYLQAASVSLL encoded by the exons ATGGAGCTCAGTGATGCCAATTTACAAACTTTAACTGAATATCTGAAGAAAACACTAGATCCAGATCCTGCCATAAGGCGTCCTG CGGAAAAGTTCCTTGAATCTGTGGAAGGAAGCCAGAACTATCCGCTGTTACTCTTAACGCTGCTGGAGAAATCACAGGAAAATGTCATCAAAGTTTGTGCATCTGTAACGTTCAAGAATTATATTAAAAGGAACTGGAGAATT gtTGAGGATGAACCAAACAAAATATGTGAATCGGACAGAATAGCCATTAAAGCCAACATAGTGCCCTTGATGCTTAGCAGCCCAGAACAAATTCAAAAGCAG TTAAGTGATGCCATCAGTATTATTGGGCGGGAAGACTTCCCTCAGAAGTGGCCAGACCTGCTGACAGAAATGGTGAATCGCTTCCAGAGCGGAGATTTCCATGTCATCAATGGGGTTCTGCGCACCGCCCACTCTCTATTTAAAAG GTACCGCCATGAATTTAGGTCAAATGAATTATGGACAGAGATCAAGCTTGTTCTTGATGCCTTTGCTCTACCCTTGACAAATCTCTTTAAG GCAACTATTGAACTTTGCAGCACGCATGCAAATGATGCCAGTGCCCTGAAgattctcttttcttctctaattCTAATTGCGAAGCTGTTCTACAGTTTAAATTTTCAG GATCTTCCTGAGTTTTTTGAAGATAACATGGAAACATGGATGACAAACTTTCATAGCCTTTTGACTTTAGATAATAAACTCTTGCAGACTGAT gatgaagaggaagCTGGATTGCTGGAGCTCTTGAAATCACAAATTTGTGATAATGCTGCTTTATATGCTCAAAAATATGATGAAGAATTCCAACCCTACCTGCCACGTTTTGTAACAGCAATCTGGAATCTGTTAGTCACAACCGGCCAGGAAGTGAAGTATGACTTG CTGGTCAGTAACGCGATCCAGTTTCTGGCCTCAGTTTGTGAGAGACCACATTACAAGCATCTGTTTGAAGACCAGAATACATTGACAAGCATCTGTGAAAAAGTTATTGTTCCCAATATGGAATTTAGAG cGGCTGATGAAGAAGCATTTGAAGATAATTCTGAAGAGTATATAAGAAGGGATTTGGAAGGATCTG ATATTGACACCAGGCGCAGAGCAGCTTGTGATCTGGTCAGAGGCTTGTGCAAATTTTTTGAAGGACCTGTAACAGGGATTTTTTCTGGATATGTTAATTCTATGCTGCAAGAGTATGCAAAGAATCCATCTGTTAACTGGAAGCACAAAGATGCAGCCATTTACCTCGTAACATCTTTGGCATCCAAAGCTCAGACACAGAAG CATGGCATAACACAGGCCAATGAACTTGTTAATCTGACAGAATTCTTTGTGAATCACATTCAACCTGACTTAAAGTCTGCTACTG tgAATGAATTCCCTGTGCTAAAAGCAGATGGTATCAAATATATCATGATTTTTAGAAACCAA GTACCAAAAGAACAACTGCTGGTGTCTATTCCCCTCTTAATCAATCATCTCCAAGCCGAAAGTATTGTGGTCCATACTTATGCAGCCCATGCTCTTGAAAGACTGTTTACCATGAGAGGGACAAATAATGCTACCCT CATTACAGCTGCAGAAATGGCACCGTTTGTAGAAGTGCTGTTAACAAACCTTTTCAAAGCTCTGACGCTTCCTGGCTCATCTGAAAATGAATACATTATGAAAG CCATCATGAGGagtttttctctgctgcaggagtCCATAATTCCATACATCCCTTCTGTCATCACCCAGCTCACACAGAAACTGCTGGCTGTCAGTAAG AATCCCAGCAAACCTCACTTTAACCATTATATGTTTGAGTCAATCTGCTTGTCAATAAGGATAACGTGCAAGGCAAAcccagaggcagtggggagctTTGAGGAGGCTTTGTTCCTGGTGTTCACGGAGATCCTGCAGAATGATGTGCAAG AGTTCATTCCCTATGTGTTTCAAGTGATGTCACTACTTCTAGAAATGCATAAAAATGAAATCCCATCATCTTACATGGCATTGTTTCCCCATCTGCTCCAGCCGGTTCTCTGGGAAAGGACAGGGAACATTCCCCCTCTGGTCAGGCTCCTGCAGGCTTACCTGGAGCGGGGTGCCAGCACCATCGCCAGCGCTGCCGCCGACAAAATC CCTGGATTGTTAGGTGTGTTCCAGAAATTGATTGCCTCTAAAGCTAATGATCATCAAGGGTTCTATCTTCTAAACAGTATCATTGAGCATATGCCTCC TGAATCAGTTGACCAGTACAGGAAACAGATCTTCATTCTGCTATTCCAAAGACTTCAAAATTCCAAAACAACAAAGTTTATCAAAA GTTTCCTTGTCTTCATTAACTTGTATTGTGTAAGATATGGGGCATTAGCTCTGCAAGAAATATTTGACAGCATACAGCCAAA GATGTTTGGAATGGTGTTGGAGAAAATTATAATTCCTGAAATCCAGAAAGTGTCTGGACaagttgaaaagaaaatctgtgctGTTGgcattacaaaaatattaacAGAATGTCCTCCCATGATGGACACAGAGTACACCAAACTGTG GATTCCTTTGCTGCAGGCCCTCATTGGCCTCTTTGAGTTGCCTGAGGATGACACGATCCCTGATGAGGAACACTTCATTGACATAGAAGATACTCCAGGCTATCAGACTGCATTCTCCCAGCTAGCCTTTGCTGGGAAGAAAGAACACGATCCTGTAGGTCAAATGGTGAACAATCCTAGAATCCATCTGGCACAGTCTCTCCACAAACTGTCTACAGCGTGCCCAGGCAGG GTTCTGTCCATGCTGAGCACCAGCCTGAACGCAGAAGCATTGCAGTATCTCCAAGGATACCTCCAGGCTGCAAGTGTCagtctgctctga